One Cucurbita pepo subsp. pepo cultivar mu-cu-16 chromosome LG09, ASM280686v2, whole genome shotgun sequence DNA window includes the following coding sequences:
- the LOC111801679 gene encoding protein SCAR3-like isoform X2: MDSYEECRDPPQLHLLDKFDTGGPGSCLKRYSDPTFFRRTSTSGKVSLEKVRSDKKAQKIKRKRSLMRNGEVTCGASIPNFNSSLQFNSISNEVASFSQTATADMRMKSDAGESSNSFDSGTGSRYTGSVTKLDSSLQTKEQEFRESSNSSMMQFNDAVDSFAIDEQSRMVDDKFQFELDDPIDLSFCSHVTWDVKAEIMKPRNQQDSVEKIEMLQPIGQQDVREMAEIMQPRTGKDVGEMEEIIQPMSQQDVREKEEIVQPRTQKRVREIAEMLEKKSRRDVTEMTEIVQPRTEKGVRERAEIVQPRSQQDVREMVEHVAPRARTDVREMDDIVQPGSQQDDTGMTENLQPRTQKGVSEMADIEQPRTQQDVSKMEELVQPRTQQGGIEKPEMVEPGSRQGDSEKVEIGESRRQQHDKDEEYNVPIPESTLDPQEMEGFYLRNDEQTSTPASNGHLLESVNDGNVFDEVESETDNYMDALNTIESESESDLDCQTKREVEPCSSTIKCEVVEPVHDVLELSLDPDISILNPSNEPQTSFDKGMMSSLPNLVSSDSSYHDQRLENAVKDSNLDDPLVTNLHDKESSISESDISDSFPPDSTSSFEDQSGVKLLNTVHESLESEKASFSSNPLDKFWTNGGLLGLQPSKPPSWAVSNASREDASKGEKHGPSHHAFLINGNAQEMKMGTFPKDAINSENDSTSNKSTLHHDDQKYDTSRVLSRDESPDINHSSNGSSCVHMNDMAETIMEKDEDSNQNSGLGHQLLVNGFHRKLTLVQDERFETTSGPDSCPPSPPLDHMKISFHPVSGFEISKLKLRFPDDSEGRGSTNDIFPSFQLAPEESISVHEIGSESDDDDTFCRSSPCMSDDCLSDRSKSNSDLWESDDVSGSTCKNSYDLHISQMASSFEGITKIGTTVDGESENLYTRKGMDESFSGPLLDLPCFDIVNTVMIERIDDIDAMNLLKPQCSDNPAPAVPPLPPAQWCVSKTSLNVSEDLKDLSARLEHVEPIVLQQQITHEPIATKPNDKKPEQVMVDGKKELNRIGNGQVMDAREDFLQQIREKSFNLRPTMTEKASTTAGPATHVKVTAILEKANAIRQAVGSDNGEDDDSWSDA; this comes from the exons AGAAAACGATCGTTGATGCGCAACGGAGAAGTGACATGTGGTGCATCAATTCCCAATTTTAATAGCAG CTTGCAGTTTAACTCCATTTCCAATGAAGTAGCTTCCTTCTCTCAAACTGCTACAGCTGATATGAGGATGAAATCAGATGCTGGGGAgtcttcaaattcttttgatTCCGGAACTGGGTCACGATATACCGGAAGTGTTACGAAATTAGATTCTTCCTTGCAAACTAAAGAACAGGAATTTAGGGAATCTTCAAATTCAAGCATGATGCAGTTTAATGATGCTGTTGATTCATTTGCCATAGATGAACAAAGTAGGATGGTAGAtgataaatttcaatttgaattAGATGATCCCATTGATTTGAGTTTCTGTTCTCATGTCACATGGGACGTAAAGGCAGAAATAATGAAGCCCAGGAATCAGCAAGATAGTGTAGAAAAGATAGAAATGTTGCAGCCAATAGGTCAACAGGATGTTAGAGAAATGGCTGAAATTATGCAGCCGAGAACCGGAAAGGATGTcggagaaatggaagaaattataCAGCCAATGTCCCAACAGGATGttagagaaaaggaagaaattgtgCAGCCAAGGACTCAAAAGAGGGTTAGAGAAATAGCAGAAATGTTGGAGAAAAAGTCCCGACGGGATGTTACTGAAATGACAGAAATTGTGCAGCCAAGGACTGAAAAGGGTGTTAGAGAAAGGGCAGAAATTGTGCAGCCAAGGTCCCAACAGGATGTTAGAGAAATGGTGGAACATGTGGCGCCTAGGGCTCGAACGGATGTCAGAGAAATGGACGACATTGTGCAGCCAGGGTCCCAACAGGATGATACAGGAATGACAGAAAATCTGCAGCCAAGGACTCAAAAGGGTGTCAGTGAAATGGCAGACATTGAGCAGCCCAGGACTCAACAAGATGTTAGTAAAATGGAGGAACTTGTGCAGCCAAGGACTCAACAGGGTGGCATAGAAAAGCCAGAAATGGTGGAGCCGGGTAGTCGACAGGGTGATAGCGAAAAAGTGGAGATAGGGGAGTCGAGGCGTCAACAGCATGATAAAGATGAAGAATATAATGTTCCTATACCTGAATCTACCCTGGATCCACAGGAAATGGAAGGCTTTTACCTCAGAAATGATGAACAAACGAGCACGCCTGCTAGTAATGGCCACCTGCTAGAATCCGTTAATGACGGGAATGTATTTGATGAAGTCGAAAGTGAAACGGATAATTATATGGATGCCCTCAACACCATTGAGTCAGAATCTGAAAGTGACCTTGATTGTCAGACGAAACGAGAAGTCGAGCCATGCTCATCCACTATAAAGTGTGAAGTAGTAGAACCAGTGCATGACGTCCTTGAATTGAGTTTGGATCCTGATATTTCGATTCTTAACCCGAGTAATGAGCCTCAAACGTCCTTTGACAAAGGTATGATGTCCAGTCTGCCAAATTTAGTTTCTTCAGATAGTTCTTACCATGATCAAAGGCTCGAAAACGCCGTGAAGGATTCTAACCTCGACGATCCCCTAGTAACTAATTTGCATGACAAGGAAAGTTCCATATCAGAATCTGATATCAGTGACTCCTTCCCTCCTGACTCCACTTCTAGTTTCGAGGATCAGTCGGGAGTTAAATTATTGAACACGGTGCACGAATCGCTCGAATCTGAAAAAGCTTCTTTCTCCAGCAATCCGTTAGATAAGTTCTGGACTAATGGTGGCTTGCTTGGACTTCAGCCATCAAAACCTCCTTCTTGGGCTGTGTCAAATGCTTCTCGTGAGGACGCGAGTAAAGGCGAAAAACATGGCCCTTCTCATCATGCGTTTTTGATCAATGGTAATGcacaagaaatgaaaatgggtACTTTTCCCAAAGATGCTATTAACAGTGAGAATGATTCAACTTCTAATAAGTCCACATTGCATCACGATGATCAGAAATACGATACGTCTCGGGTATTGTCAAGAGATGAAAGTCCTGATATTAATCATTCAAGCAATGGATCTAGTTGTGTCCATATGAATGATATGGCAGAAACCATTATGGAGAAAGATGAAGATTCCAATCAGAATTCTGGACTTGGCCATCAATTGCTTGTAAATGGCTTTCATAGAAAACTAACGCTAGTACAAGATGAAAGGTTTGAGACTACGTCTGGTCCAGATTCATGTCCTCCTTCACCCCCACTTGATCACATGAAAATCTCTTTCCATCCTGTTTCtggttttgaaatttcaaaattgaaattgagattTCCCGACGACAGTGAAGGCCGAGGAAGCACGAACGACATATTTCCATCGTTTCAGTTGGCTCCCGAGGAGTCTATTTCTGTGCATGAGATTGGCTCTGAGTCTGATGACGACGACACGTTCTGTAGATCATCTCCATGTATGTCAGATGATTGTCTTAGTGATCGCTCTAAGTCGAATTCTGACCTGTGGGAATCAGACGACGTTTCGGGAAGCACGTGCAAGAATTCGTATGATTTACACATATCACAGATGGCATCATCATTTGAGGGAATCACAAAAATTGGGACTACTGTGGACGGTGAAAGTGAAAATTTGTACACTAGGAAGGGCATGGATGAATCGTTTTCGGGTCCATTACTTGATCTTCCATGTTTTGACATTGTGAACACTGTAATGATTGAAAGAATTGATGATATTGATGCAATGAATCTTCTTAAGCCGCAATGTTCAGATAATCCTGCTCCGGCTGtgcctcctcttcctcctgcaCAATGGTGTGTATCAAAAACATCCTTGAATGTGTCTGAAGACCTGAAGGATTTATCTGCTCGGTTGGAACACGTAGAACCAATTGTCTTGCAGCAGCAAATAACTCATGAGCCCATTGCAACCAAGCCAAATGACAAG AAGCCAGAACAAGTGATGGTGGATGGTAAAAAAGAACTAAACCGCATTGGAAATGGCCAAGTGATGGATGCGAGGGAAGATTTTCTGCAACAAATTagagaaaaa TCATTCAACCTAAGACCTACAATGACTGAGAAGGCAAGTACTACAGCAGGACCTGCTACCCATGTAAAAGTCACAGCAATTTTGGAGAAAGCCAACGCGATTCGCCAG GCTGTTGGAAGTGACAACGGCGAAGATGACGATTCTTGGAGTGATGCCTGA